From the Exiguobacterium aurantiacum genome, one window contains:
- a CDS encoding demethylmenaquinone methyltransferase: protein MQPKEKEQKVYDVFQSISPSYDTMNSIISFRLHKWWRKATMRRMQVFPGAKCLDVCCGTADWTIQLAEAAGNTGVVKGLDFSENMLAVGQEKVADYSTIELIHGNAMALPFGDHSFDYVTIGFGLRNVPDYMTVLREMHRVLKPGGTVVCLETSQPTAPLFSELYRFYFGSVMPLFGKVFAGSYDQYKWLQESTDQFPDRLTLKRMFETAGFEQVEVKTFSGGACAMHLGKKW, encoded by the coding sequence TTGCAACCGAAAGAAAAAGAGCAAAAAGTATATGACGTGTTTCAATCAATCTCACCGAGCTACGATACGATGAACTCGATCATCAGCTTCCGTTTGCATAAATGGTGGCGTAAAGCGACGATGCGTCGCATGCAAGTGTTCCCAGGTGCTAAATGTCTTGACGTTTGTTGCGGAACGGCCGACTGGACGATTCAACTCGCCGAGGCGGCCGGGAACACCGGTGTCGTCAAAGGTCTCGACTTCTCTGAGAACATGCTCGCGGTCGGGCAAGAGAAAGTAGCAGACTATTCGACGATCGAACTCATCCATGGTAACGCGATGGCATTGCCGTTCGGTGATCACTCGTTCGATTATGTGACGATTGGATTTGGCCTGCGCAACGTCCCAGATTACATGACGGTGCTCCGTGAAATGCATCGTGTGTTGAAACCGGGCGGCACGGTCGTCTGTCTCGAAACGAGCCAACCGACGGCACCGCTCTTCAGCGAACTGTACCGGTTTTATTTCGGATCGGTCATGCCGCTGTTCGGCAAAGTGTTTGCCGGCTCGTACGATCAATATAAGTGGCTCCAAGAATCGACCGATCAATTCCCGGACCGGTTGACGCTAAAACGGATGTTTGAGACGGCAGGATTCGAACAAGTCGAAGTGAAGACATTCTCCGGCGGTGCGTGTGCCATGCACTTAGGAAAGAAGTGGTGA
- a CDS encoding heptaprenyl diphosphate synthase component 1: MEQMTYETVVTDLARQIEERMTHPYLTRHEIVPAVDMPLLRWMVEMIEIESNQQRQLVLATYFAHQALELHDQVKDSPNGSLERQLKVLAGDYASAQFYKILALFPADYSNRFGRTVQLVNGAKCTLALDADVPVTTWMEANFGLIKTFSEVIGQAYLTAYGKAIIERKAAELRQEQREQLSTLLAHAVA; encoded by the coding sequence ATGGAACAGATGACATACGAAACCGTTGTCACCGACCTTGCTCGTCAAATCGAAGAACGCATGACCCATCCGTATTTGACGAGACACGAGATTGTACCCGCAGTCGACATGCCTTTACTTCGTTGGATGGTCGAGATGATTGAAATCGAATCGAATCAACAACGTCAGCTCGTGCTTGCGACGTACTTTGCGCACCAAGCGCTTGAACTGCACGATCAAGTAAAGGATAGCCCGAACGGATCGCTCGAGCGGCAACTGAAAGTGCTCGCCGGCGATTATGCCTCGGCTCAATTTTATAAAATCCTGGCCCTGTTTCCTGCCGACTATAGCAATCGCTTCGGCCGGACGGTCCAGCTCGTCAATGGGGCGAAATGTACGCTCGCGTTAGACGCGGACGTACCTGTCACGACATGGATGGAAGCGAACTTCGGATTGATCAAAACGTTTTCTGAAGTGATCGGTCAAGCGTATTTGACCGCATACGGAAAAGCGATCATCGAACGAAAGGCGGCGGAACTGCGCCAAGAACAACGAGAACAGCTATCGACGCTCCTGGCGCACGCTGTCGCTTAG
- a CDS encoding HU family DNA-binding protein has protein sequence MNKTELIQAVAEKANVSKKEATQVVEATFESITEALQNGDKIQLIGFGTFEVRERAARKGRNPRTKEDIEIPASKVPAFKAGKALKDAVK, from the coding sequence ATGAACAAAACTGAATTGATCCAAGCAGTTGCGGAGAAAGCAAACGTTTCGAAAAAAGAAGCTACACAAGTTGTAGAAGCTACATTCGAATCAATCACTGAAGCACTCCAAAACGGTGATAAAATTCAATTGATCGGTTTTGGTACTTTTGAAGTTCGTGAACGTGCTGCCCGTAAAGGCCGTAACCCACGTACGAAAGAAGATATCGAAATCCCGGCGAGCAAAGTTCCTGCCTTCAAAGCAGGTAAAGCGCTCAAAGATGCGGTCAAATAA
- a CDS encoding DUF2768 family protein, which yields MWISFAGIGAFAIAALMVAVSHTKLSGWFAALVRVIAFVIFLFGTIIMIYVVASGPTGG from the coding sequence ATGTGGATTTCATTTGCGGGGATTGGAGCGTTTGCCATCGCCGCGCTCATGGTGGCAGTTAGCCATACGAAACTTTCGGGCTGGTTCGCGGCACTCGTCCGCGTCATCGCATTCGTCATATTTTTATTCGGAACGATCATCATGATTTATGTGGTCGCTTCAGGACCGACAGGAGGATAA
- a CDS encoding NAD(P)H-dependent glycerol-3-phosphate dehydrogenase, whose amino-acid sequence MAKVAVIGAGSWGTALSLVLADNGHDVLLYGREEEHVHEINTAHTNSTYLKDAPLPTSIRATTNMAEAVAGRSIVFLVVPSSAIRPVSRELNTILTEPAVLVHAAKGIEPKTHKRLSEIIAEEVDPAKRRAIGVLTGPTHAEEVAVRKLTTITIACEDLDVADEIQELLTNDQFRVYLNSDVIGAEYGGALKNIIALAAGMTDGLGYGDNAKAALMTRGIVEIARLGVKLGANPASFSGLTGIGDLIVTATSQHSRNWRAGNAIGRGEKLEDVLGHMGMVVEGVRACEAAHTLAREAGVEMPITEALYNVLFEGKSPHDEVQKLMRRPQKHEMEEVFHFEGGEEQRD is encoded by the coding sequence ATGGCAAAAGTTGCTGTCATCGGCGCAGGGAGCTGGGGAACGGCGTTATCGCTCGTCCTCGCTGACAATGGACACGACGTCCTACTCTACGGACGTGAGGAAGAACATGTGCATGAAATCAATACTGCTCATACGAACTCGACGTATTTGAAAGATGCCCCGTTACCGACCTCGATTCGGGCAACGACGAACATGGCGGAAGCGGTCGCTGGCCGCTCCATCGTGTTCCTTGTCGTCCCGAGCTCGGCAATTCGTCCCGTGTCCCGTGAGTTGAACACAATTCTCACGGAGCCGGCCGTCCTCGTCCATGCTGCCAAAGGGATTGAACCGAAGACGCACAAGCGTCTGTCGGAGATTATCGCTGAAGAGGTCGACCCGGCGAAACGCCGGGCCATCGGTGTCTTGACGGGACCGACGCATGCCGAGGAAGTGGCCGTCCGCAAATTGACGACAATCACCATCGCCTGCGAGGACTTGGACGTGGCCGACGAGATTCAAGAGTTGCTCACGAATGATCAGTTCCGGGTGTACTTGAACTCGGACGTCATCGGAGCGGAGTATGGTGGTGCGCTTAAAAACATCATCGCGCTCGCAGCCGGGATGACCGATGGCCTCGGTTACGGTGATAACGCCAAAGCGGCCCTCATGACGCGCGGAATCGTCGAAATTGCGCGGCTCGGGGTCAAACTCGGTGCCAACCCGGCCTCGTTCTCGGGCTTGACCGGGATCGGTGATTTGATTGTCACGGCCACGTCTCAGCATAGCCGTAACTGGCGTGCCGGTAACGCGATCGGTCGCGGTGAGAAACTCGAGGACGTGCTCGGTCATATGGGCATGGTCGTCGAAGGAGTTCGTGCCTGCGAGGCGGCGCATACGCTCGCCCGGGAAGCCGGTGTCGAGATGCCGATCACAGAAGCCCTTTACAACGTGTTGTTCGAAGGCAAGAGCCCGCATGATGAAGTACAAAAGTTAATGAGGCGCCCACAGAAGCATGAAATGGAAGAAGTATTCCATTTTGAAGGTGGCGAAGAGCAAAGGGACTGA
- the der gene encoding ribosome biogenesis GTPase Der → MGIPAVAIVGRPNIGKSTIFNRIIGDRVSIVDDKPGVTRDRIYGTGEWLNRKFHLIDTGGIEVGDEPLLVQMRHQAELAIDEADVIIFMVNGREGITAADEEVANLLFRSNKPIVLAVNKVDNFEMRELMYEFYSLGFGDPFPISGTHGLGLGDLLDKVLDLAPDKDDYEYNEEVIQFSLIGRPNVGKSSLTNAILGEERVIVSDIAGTTRDAIDTPFTRDGQEYVIIDTAGMRKRGKVYESTERYSVMRAQKAIERSNVVLVVIDGEEGIIEQDKRVAGLAHEAGKAIVLVVNKWDAVDKDDKTMKKMEEKIRKEFLFLDYAPIVFLSALTSKRLQTLLPVIKEVAESHRRRISTSVLNDVIVDAVAMNPTPTDKGQRLKINYATQVAIEPPTFVLFVNDPELLHFSYKRYLDNQIRRAFDFTGTPIHIVARQKN, encoded by the coding sequence ATGGGAATTCCAGCAGTGGCCATCGTAGGCCGCCCGAATATTGGGAAATCCACGATTTTTAACCGGATTATCGGAGATCGCGTGTCGATCGTCGATGATAAGCCGGGGGTAACACGCGACCGCATTTATGGGACGGGTGAGTGGTTGAACCGTAAGTTTCATTTAATCGACACAGGCGGAATCGAGGTCGGCGATGAGCCGCTCCTCGTGCAAATGCGGCATCAGGCCGAGCTTGCGATCGATGAGGCGGACGTCATCATCTTCATGGTGAACGGACGCGAAGGCATCACAGCAGCAGACGAAGAAGTGGCGAACTTGTTGTTCCGTTCGAACAAACCGATCGTCCTCGCCGTCAACAAAGTCGATAACTTCGAGATGCGCGAGCTCATGTATGAGTTCTATTCACTCGGATTCGGCGACCCGTTCCCGATCTCAGGGACACACGGTCTCGGTCTCGGTGATTTGCTCGACAAAGTACTCGATTTGGCACCAGATAAAGATGACTACGAGTACAACGAAGAAGTCATCCAATTCTCACTCATCGGACGTCCGAACGTTGGGAAATCGAGCTTGACGAATGCGATTCTCGGTGAAGAACGTGTCATCGTCTCGGATATCGCGGGGACGACTCGTGATGCGATTGATACACCGTTCACACGAGATGGCCAAGAGTACGTCATCATCGATACGGCCGGGATGCGCAAGCGCGGGAAAGTGTATGAATCTACCGAGCGCTACAGCGTCATGCGGGCCCAGAAGGCGATCGAACGTTCGAACGTCGTCCTCGTCGTCATCGACGGCGAAGAAGGCATCATCGAGCAAGACAAACGTGTCGCCGGACTCGCCCACGAAGCGGGGAAAGCCATCGTGCTCGTCGTCAACAAGTGGGATGCCGTCGATAAAGACGATAAGACGATGAAGAAGATGGAAGAGAAGATCCGTAAGGAGTTCTTGTTCCTCGACTACGCGCCGATCGTCTTCTTGTCGGCCCTCACGTCGAAACGTCTTCAGACGCTCCTTCCGGTCATCAAGGAAGTGGCCGAGTCGCATCGCCGTCGTATCTCGACGAGCGTGTTGAACGATGTCATCGTCGACGCTGTCGCGATGAATCCGACACCGACGGACAAAGGTCAGCGACTCAAGATCAACTACGCGACGCAAGTGGCCATCGAGCCGCCAACGTTCGTGTTGTTCGTCAACGACCCAGAGTTGCTTCACTTCTCGTACAAACGTTATCTAGACAACCAGATTCGCCGCGCATTTGACTTCACTGGTACACCGATTCATATCGTGGCACGTCAGAAAAACTAG
- the rpsA gene encoding 30S ribosomal protein S1 — MVEEMKDMPDFEINRGQIVTGTVVKIEDKQALIDIGYKTEAILPISEVSSMHLDDLNESLHVNDEIRVKVKKVTDEEVVVSKKDVDAEQAWDQIVEKFESGEVFEVMVKDKVKGGLVVDIGIRGFIPASLVENHFVEDFSSYLNKPITVKVVEIDREKNRVILSHKAVAEAEMSAKKAETLESLEVGQIIEGTVQRLTDFGAFVDIGGVDGLVHISEMAHSRVEKPSDVVTEGDKVKVKVLGLDLDNEKVKLSIKETLPGPWESVEGKIQPGDVIDGKVKRLVTFGAFVEVAPQVEGLLHISQIANRHIATPSEVLSEGQDVKVKVLDVHLDEKKISLSMRALESSDSTREDADQSLLDEYSDQGGFSVSELTGDETSDDSK; from the coding sequence ATGGTCGAAGAAATGAAAGATATGCCTGATTTTGAAATTAATCGAGGTCAAATTGTGACCGGTACTGTCGTCAAAATCGAGGACAAGCAAGCGTTGATCGATATCGGTTATAAAACCGAGGCAATTTTACCAATCAGCGAAGTATCAAGCATGCATTTAGACGATTTAAACGAATCACTCCACGTTAACGACGAAATCCGTGTCAAAGTGAAAAAGGTCACGGACGAAGAAGTGGTCGTGTCGAAGAAAGACGTCGATGCCGAGCAAGCTTGGGATCAAATCGTCGAGAAATTCGAATCCGGTGAAGTGTTCGAGGTCATGGTGAAAGACAAGGTCAAAGGTGGACTTGTCGTTGACATCGGCATCCGTGGATTTATCCCGGCTTCGCTCGTAGAGAACCACTTTGTCGAAGACTTCTCATCCTACTTGAACAAACCGATTACGGTTAAAGTCGTCGAGATCGATCGCGAGAAAAATCGCGTCATCTTGTCGCATAAAGCTGTTGCCGAAGCGGAAATGAGCGCGAAGAAAGCGGAGACACTTGAATCGCTAGAGGTCGGTCAAATCATCGAAGGGACGGTCCAACGTCTCACTGATTTCGGTGCGTTCGTCGATATCGGCGGCGTCGACGGCCTCGTTCATATTTCAGAGATGGCCCATAGCCGAGTAGAGAAACCGAGCGATGTTGTGACTGAAGGAGACAAAGTCAAAGTGAAAGTGCTCGGACTCGACCTCGACAACGAAAAAGTGAAGTTGTCGATCAAAGAGACGCTACCAGGACCGTGGGAATCGGTGGAAGGTAAAATTCAACCGGGCGACGTGATCGACGGGAAAGTCAAACGTCTCGTCACGTTCGGCGCATTCGTCGAGGTCGCGCCGCAAGTCGAAGGTTTGCTTCATATCTCGCAGATTGCGAACCGACACATCGCCACGCCGTCTGAAGTGTTGTCAGAAGGTCAAGACGTGAAAGTGAAAGTGCTCGACGTCCATCTCGACGAGAAGAAAATCTCGCTCTCGATGCGTGCGCTCGAGTCGAGCGATTCGACGCGTGAAGATGCGGATCAATCGCTGCTTGACGAGTATAGTGACCAAGGAGGGTTCTCTGTCTCTGAATTGACAGGTGACGAGACCTCGGACGATTCTAAATAA